In the Dolichospermum flos-aquae CCAP 1403/13F genome, ATCTCTCGCTGATAAAGTTCGTTCTGACTTCCCCATTTTACATCAGGAAGTCCACGGTAAACCCCTGGTTTATCTCGATAATGCAGCTACTTCTCAAAAGCCTTTATTCGTATTAAATGCTTGGCGTGATTATTACGAACAATATAATTCAAATGTCCATCGTGGCGCACATTTCTTGAGCGGAAAAGCTACTGATGCTTATGAGGGTGCGCGTGATAAAATCGCTAAATTTATTAATGCTAAATCACGCCAAGAAATTGTGTACACCCGCAACGCAACTGAGGCTATTAACCTAGTCGCTTACAGTTGGGGAATGAACAATTTACAGCCAGGAAATGAAATTATTCTCTCGGTAATGGAACACCATAGTAATATCGTTCCTTGGCAATTTGTCGCTCAAAAAACGGGTGCAATATTGAAGTTTGTGGAGTTGACGACCGAAGAAACTTTTGATTTAGAACAGTTTAAAAACCTGATTTCTGACAAAACAAAACTGGTGTCTATCGTGCATATTTCTAATACTTTGGGTTGCATAAATCCAGCTAAAGAAATCGCCGAAATTGCTCATAAATACGGTGCGAAGTTCTTACTTGATGCTTGTCAAAGTGTCCCCCATACTCCTATTGATGTCGAAGAACTTGACTGTGATTGGTTGGTAGCTTCTGGACATAAAATGTGCGCTCCCACTGGCATTGGATTTTTGTATGGTAAGTTGGAATTACTAGAAGCAATGCCGCCATTTTTTGGTGGTGGTGAGATGATTGCAGAGGTATTTTTAGACCATTCCACCTATGCAGAATTACCCCATAAATTTGAAGCTGGTACTCCGGCTATTGGGGAAGCGATCGCCCTTGGTGCAGCGATAGATTATCTTACTAATATCGGTATGGATAAAATCCATGCTTATGAAGCGGAATTAACGGCTTATTTGTTCGCGCAATTAGCACAAATACCCCAAATTAGAATCCACGGACCAAAACCCAATGCTGAAGGGGAAGGGAGAGCCGCATTAGCAGCTTTTACGGCAGAAGGTGTTCACGCTAATGATTTAGCAACTTTGTTAGATCAAGAAGGTGTGGCAATTCGTTCTGGACATCATTGTACTCAACCATTACACCGTCATCTAGGTTTAGCAGGAACCGCACGGGCAAGTTTATCTTTTTACAATACCCGTGAGGAAATTGATGTTTTCATCAAAGCTTTGAAGGAGACTTTGGACTTTTTTGCTGGAGTGTTTGCTGAGTAAATGTAGGGTGGGTATTTCCCACCTTCTTTAATTATACTCAACACGGCTTAATTATTTGATTTAAGCGGGTAGGAGTTTAGCAATGCTCATTGGTGTCAACTTAACGTAAAACCCTTAATAAATAAGGAGGAGAACAAGAGCGATGGCGCGGAATTGAACTGCTATAGGCGATTACGATTGAAAGGCACATTCTTGTTAGGGGTAAATCATCACCCGATGACCCCAAATTAAGGGACTACTGGATTAAACGGCAGGCAGCTAAAACTAAATCCGAATTAATCAAAAGTAGGCAGAAGATAGCCCAAAGGCAACAATATGTCTGTCCTATATGTGGGGAATCTCTATTAAATGATGAGGAATTACATCTTCATCATAAAAAGCCAAAATCGCAGGGTGGTGGTGACAATTACGGCAACCTACAACTCGTACATCTGTACTGTCATTAGCAAATACATTCTGGAACAATAAGTAGTTGTGACTTGCTTGAGCCGGATGCGTTGTAAGGCGCAAGTCCGGTTCTGAGGGGGCGGGATTATAGCGATATAGTCCTGCTACCCGACCACGGTGATGCCTATTGTGACAAGCCATGACTGGCGACGCAGTGGAGTGGTAGGGCGGGCTACAACTATCTAGATTACTAACTCAGAATCTTTTTGCCCGTGCCTACCACCGCCCAATCTCACAGCGATCGCTTGACAATCAAGACAGTCGCTACGAATCAAGAGTTAATACAGAAATTTCCTATCTTCTTCTACTACCAAAACCGGAAGAACGGCGACTTGAAGAACGGCCACCACTACCAAAACTACTACCAGAATTGCGGCGAGTAGAGCTAGAATTACCAGAAGGTGTAAGGGTACTACCACCAAAACCAGAACCAGAAGCTCGTCCAGTTGTGGTGGTGCGGTTGGCGGTTCCTGAAGACGAATTTCTGATGTTTCCTGTAGTGCGGAAAGTGGTGCGATTTCTCACTGCTGCGGGTGGTTCATTGTAGCGAGAACGGTAACTAGAAACAGCCGAATCATAGCTAGAACCATAGCCACCATGACCATTCATGATCCCACCTGGCTGATAAACGGGGGGAACATAATATTGAGGTCTAAACAACATACTACCAATAGCTTGACCAGCGACGTTACCAACTAAAGCTCCTGCAAAAGGGGCCCAAAAGCTACTTTGTTGGCGCACAATCACAGTTTCCGGTTGTCCGGTTTGGGGATTGTTTCTGGTTTCGGTGACGTTGTGGACGTACTCAAGTTTGAAGTCCTCGGTCATGTATAAGACTGGCTGACTATTTTCTACTTTTAAGTAAGTTTTCTTACCTGCTTTGATTTCATCATCAGTCAATCGTGCCATTTGCAGCTTTTCTGTGGCAAAGCTGGGGGGATTGTTATTGAGTAAAAACAAGGTATACTCACCATTGGCATCATTGTATGTACCCTGTTGTACTTCATACTGACCATCATTTAACTTGGTGGGAGTAGCAGTTTGGCTAATATTCTTAGTTGGAGAATTAGCTTGGTTTCCTCCCCCGCAAGCGACAGTTGTTAAGCACAAAGTTAAGGCTAAACAAACAACTGTAAGTTTACGTAGTATACTGATAATCATTGTGTTCATATTTGTTTTCGGGTACTAATTACAGACTAACGAATCATTTACAGTGGGATCAATTCTGGATAATATTCCAATAATTGATCACTGGAAAGTTCATCACCTAATTGGGCTGGAGAAAAATGCACTTGGATAGCGCGGAGTTTATGTTTGTAGTGTAGATTAATTACGGCTTTAAAGGCTGCTTTCAAAGCTGGGATGTTGGCTAAATCAGTTTCTAACTCAGTAATTTCCCCTTCAGCCGCGACTGTAATCATGACAACGATGTTACGGGTGACAGGAAGTGATAAGGGCTGATTTGAGGAAGTGGAATTAAAATCAAGATTAGCCCCATATCTTTGGGCTGAGTCTGTGAATAGTTCATTGACATAATCTCCTGCTTCCCCTTGATTCCAAAAGACATCACCTTCATTAGCAGCAGCAAACCAATATTCATCATATTGTAGGAAAGTTTGGCACAGTTGCACCAATTCTTCTCCTAAAATATCCAGATCACCGTCAGCATTAATCGCTGTTCTAGCACTACTGTTAAGGACACCTAAGATTGGCGCTACTTCTTCTCCGTTTAAATGCAAGAACAAACGACAGACAATATAGCGAGTTTTTCCCATCATGCGATTAAACATTTTTTGTCTCCTGTAATTTCAGTAGATGTTGTTCACAACTGGATACTTACCTTTTTAATTTTAGTAGTCAGGAGTTAGTGGAGTATTGTTGTCTCAACTCCTTTTTGATCTTCTATATCTATAGGTGGACGCACACACAGATACATCAAAGCTCCAAACACAGGAATGATCGCAAATAACCAAAATAACTGATTATTTTGCCAACCTCGTCTTGTCATATCATCTCCTAACAACGTGGGAAATAATAGACTCAAGATGATAAAATCCAAACTCATGACGTGAATAAATCGGCTGGTTTCCCACTGTTGTCGAAAATTACCCCAGTCTCCCTGTAAACTATAGGTAAATAAAACCGCCGCACCTAAAGTTAATAAAATTCCAAAAATGCGAGAATCTAGTAATTTGAGAAATAATTTTTTTTCCCCTACAAACTTTTGATTGGGTTCTCTTAAAGCTAAATATGGTAAAAGCCCAAAAGCCCCAATAGCAAAAGCAGCACTAGCAAATGGCCAAGCAGGTATTTTTTGACCTCTACCATCAAAAAATACCACTGCACTATATATAAAAGGCCAAATTCCCATGATATTAAATAAACATATAATCAGCGGATTAATCCCTTGCCAATTTCCTGTAGAGAGATTTTTTATCAGCTCAAAAGTATCCGGTTGTTCAGGAGGAGCAAAGAAAAAGGCATAGGAAAGAAATCCTAGCCATAGTAAGCCAAAAGTGATTTTTCTGATCATGAATTTATGGAAATTAACTAAAAGCTTCCGAGAGATAATTTGCTGCTGCTGCGACCACAGCGATCGCACTCTCATAGTCTAACCTAGTTGGACCTAAAACTCCCACACTTCCCACTGGCACAGAACCCCGACGATAAATAGCAGAAATCAAAGTACAGGTTTGAATAGGTTCAAGAGGATTTTCTGTCCCAATCCGCACCGTTACTTTAGACTTATTTGTATCATCCATTTCTGTTTTTTCACAAATTAAATGCCAAAGTTGGTCTTGTTCTTCTTCCAACAATTGCATAATTGTCTGTACCTGCTGTACTTGAGAAAACTCAGGTTGTCGTAAGACTTCTCCAATCCCCCGTACCATAATTTGTGTAGTCGTTGGTGCAAGAGCGCGATGAGTCAATTCTACCAAAGAACTTTTCAAAAATTCGCCATAAACTCGAAATTCCTGATCTAATTCACTCCAGTCAAGATAGCCTAATTCTAATAAACTCCTTCCTCGCAAATGACTATTCAAAAAGTTAGAAACTATCTGCAATTGATGATCAATTACCTCCGGTTCAGGTTTAGTTACTGATGATATTGAAAATAAATCCATCACCTTAGAATGGGTTTCATAACTATCTGTCACCACAATCAACATAATCTTCCCGGATTCAATTTGCACTAGTTGCAAATGTCGTAACTTTGCTGTCGTGGTTTGTGGCATAGTAATTAAAGTAATACAGCCGCTTAATGTTGCTAAAATTTGGGCTGCACCTTGTAATAAAGCCTCTAAACTCCAATCTTCCCAATGCAAATGTCTTTGTAATGCCGTTTCTACCTCTTTAGCTAAAGTTTCTGATGGTTTAATTAGTTGGTCAACATAAATCCGATAACCAGAATCAGAAGGAATTCTTCCCGCAGAAGTATGTGGTTGATAAAGTAACCCTGATTTTTCTAAAACACCCATCACATTGCGAATAGTAGCGGAGCTAATACCTAAATCAAATCCTTCAATTAAAGCTTTAGAGCCAACAGGCTCTGCTGTCGCAATGTAATGACGTATAGTCGCCCAAAGTATATTTTGTTGCCGATTAGTTAGATGGACTTGCATAGGTGATATTTTTACTGAAGGCAAACCTTAATCAAAATCTGAAAAAATGCGTGGTTTTTACCACCAAACCCCAAAAGAGTATTAATTATTAATTAATGCAAGATAGCAAATTATATACTTAATATTGTCCGCTTTATGTAAATTAAAAATTTGCAAGTAATATCAAAGGTTGTAGCTTTTTCCTTAGTCGTAATTTATATTTCTGTTACCGAAACTAGGTTGTTTCAGTGTCTCACTTACATAAATCTCTATCTTTTTCTGGATCATCTCATGACATCCTCAAATAAACTGTAATTTTAGCTACAGAATATTAGATGCTACTGCGTAAGTTGGGTAGCTATAGTCGGAAAAATCCTCTTGATCAAGCTTTTCGAGGGTTGGGTAAGGTGGTACGAACCATGCTTTTGCTGCTATTCTCTAGCGACAACAGTATATATGTACTATATTAAATCTGCATTGGTTTTTCTCTCGGTTTTTGATTATGAACAAATGCGCGAAGATTACGGGTGGTAAATCATGACTTCACAACAAGCCCAAAGTGTTGCTCAAGAATTAGGTGATATTCTCCCCAATGATGAGAAATTACAAGCAGAAATTCACCGATTGAACTTCTCGCGGCAGTCCCTACCCTCAATGTACCCATAGGGTAGGGGTTAGAGCGGGTTATTGTAGCGAAGCGAAAATCACCCAGGGCTATTTCATTTTAAATAATTGCTTGAGTGTGCTAAGACCAAAACAGGCAAATCTTTGTGCTTGAGCCATATTTTTAAAGTCATGAGAACGGTACTGCTTTGACGTAAATATTCCCCAGCAATATTACGCCAGTCCAGCTTATCTTTTGTATTTACGACGAGAACGATGATTAAGGTCAGGATGTTGATAAGGTATGTATAACGCCGAATCGTGGCGTAATTTGGAAATTATGTGTAACTTTACCTGTTCTATTTGAATCGGAAATGAGTGTCTTTGTTGAACACTTACTAATGATAATGTAAAAAAAGATAGACCCGATATTGGTTTACTTATTAGACTGGAAAAGAACCTATCTAATCCATAGGTTTTTTTCCCGGCTTTGCTTATTACTACTTCGTCTCCTGCCAACAACTAAACATCATTTGGGCAAAACAAATGCCGCCGAAAAAACACCCAGAACACCGTTGCCCACGGTATGACTGTCTGAAAAAATCTGATTACCGTCCGATAACTACCACCACTAAGCGTCCGACGTGATATTCCCAACATCGTTACTCGTCCGCTCATTGCTAACATGGCCATGATGATCTGACTCAACTGCCGCATAGTCGTCACTTTTATTTCTGGTAGCAGGCATTGCAGGAGTGTTAGGATATCAAACATGGGCTGTATGTGGTTTTCGAGTTTTTGTTTTGGAAGACTATAACTCTACTACATCAGCCCTCTCTCTTCATCCTCTTTTTTTGGCTACAGTATTGCCTCGTAGACTTGTTTCCAACCTGTTATTGAACCTAGTGACACGCCTAGAATTGTTTGAATTTCCTCATACAAGTAACCTTGATAAACCAGTTTGATTGCTAATCCTTTCCTCACCTCACGGGCATTTGCATTTTGAGCTATAAACTCCTGTAGTTCGGCGATGACTTCACCCACCACTGGCATCCCCTGTTCTAAATCCTGCTTTATCATTGTTTTCCTTTAGACTTGCACACCCTCTCCGTATTATCTCTTGGTTTTTTTCAAAAATCAAATATTATTCCTATATTCAAGCGCTAGATTATAATAAACAGGGTTTAGAAGTTGCCCAAAAAATTGGTTATAGAACTCAAGAAGCTTGGGGAACTTGTAATGTTGGCAAAACTTTAATGCGGATGAATCGGTATCAATAAGCAGAGCAACATTTACAATTAGCTTTAAGTATTTTCAGGGAAATGGAATGTCGTCGAGCGGAATCTGAGGTACTAGAAGCTCTATCAGAATTATATCAAAACATGAATCTTGATAATTTATCTTCTCAGTGCTATGAACAAGCTTTAGCAATTACGCAAGAATTAGGAGTTACTATTATCAATCCCACCAGTAGAAAATTATAACAAAAGCTGTACTGCAAAAACAAAACCCCCTCTAAAAGAATAGAGGAGGTAATGTTGTTAAATAATAAACCTGGCATCGAGCTATTTTCACGGAGGGCTACCCCTAAACTATCGTCGCCGCAGCAGCGTTTCACCTCTGAGTTCGGGAAGGGATCAGTGTGGTTCCACCGCGCCATAGACACCAGGAAAGAATTAAAAATTAAAAATTCAGAATTAAAAATTAATTACCGATTTTTAACTTAGGGTATTCACAACCCTGAAGACTGCAAAAAGAACGAGAATCAACAGTGATAATTAACCACCAAAAACCTTCATTTTTAATTTTTAATTATCAATTTTTAATTGAATAGAGGTCAAGCCCTCGGTCTATTAGTACCCCTCAGCTTCATACATTACTGTACTTCCACTTAGAGCCTATTAACGGGTGTTCTGCCCGTGACCTTACCTACAAATTGTAGTGAGAGTACTCATCTTGAGGTGGGCTTCCCACTTAGATGCTTTCAGCGGTTATCCTCTCCGCACTTGGCTACCCAGCGTTTACTGTTGGTACAATAACTGGTACACCAGCGGTGCGTTCCTCCCGGTCCTCTCGTACTAAGGAGGACTCCTCTCAATACTCTTGCGCCTGCACCGGATATGGACCGAACTGTCTCACGACGTTCTGAACCCAGCTCACGTACCGCTTTAATGGGCGAACAGCCCAACCCTTGGGACGTACTTCCGCCCCAGGTTGCGATGAGCCGACATCGAGGTGCCAAACCTCCCCGTCGATGTGGACTCTTGGGGGAGATCAGCCTGTTATCCCTAGAGTAACTTTTATCCGTTGAGCGACGGCCATTCCACTCTGCGCCGTCGGATCACTAAAGCCTACTTTCGTACCTGCTCGACTTGTCAGTCTTGCAGTCAAGCTCCCTTTTGCTTTTACACTCGTCGCACGGTTTCCAAGCGTGCTGAGGGAACCTTTGCGCGCCTCCGTTACCTTTTAGGAGGCGACCGCCCCAGTCAAACTGCCCACCTGAAACTGTTCCCCAACCGGCTGACGGTCGTGGGTTAGAATTCTAGCTTCGCCAGAGTGGTATCTCACCGTTAGCTCCCTATTCCCCAAAAGGAATAGTTCACCGCTTCCCACCTATCCTGCGCAAGCGAAGCCCGAACACAATTCCAGGCTACAGTAAAGCTTCATAGGGTCTTTCTGTCCAGGTGCAGGCAGTCCGTATCTTCACAGACATTCCTATTTCGCCGAGTCTCTCTCTGAGACACCATCCAGATCGTTACGCCTTTCGTGCGGGTCGGAACTTACCCGACAAGGAATTTCGCTACCTTAGGACCGTTATAGTTACGGCCGCCGTTCACCGGGGCTTCAGTCGCCAGCTTTACTTTCGCTGACCAGCTTCCTTAACCTTCCGGCACTGGGCAGGCGTCAGCCCCCATACGTCCTCTTGCGAGTTGGCGGAGACCTGTGTTTTTGGTAAACAGTCGCCTGGATCTCTTCACTGCGACCCACGTCTGAGGTGGGCACCCCTTCTCCCGAAGTTACGGGGCCATTTTGCCGAGTTCCTTAGAGAGAGTTATCTCGCGCCCCTTGGTATTCTCAACCTCCCTACCTGTGTCGGTTTCGGGTACGGGTGTTCTATCTTCATCACATAGCGAGCTTTTCTTGGCACTATCCTTCACCACTCGGAGTTCGTAAACTCCTCCCAAACCAATCAGGGTATGGCTATCTTTGATGCGTCCCTCTCTATGCTCCCACAGAACAGTAAGTGACTATTGACACTTTGTCCATCGACTACGCCCTTCGGCCTCGCCTTAGGTCCCGACTAACCCAGAGTGGACGAACCTGGCTCTGGAACCCTTAGGGTTTCGGGGTGTATGATTCTCACATACATTTGCGCTACTCAAGCCGACATTCTCACTTCCGTTTCGTCCACAGCTGCTCGCCGCTACTGCTTCAACCTACGACGGAACGCTCCCC is a window encoding:
- a CDS encoding cysteine desulfurase → MTITSTKSLADKVRSDFPILHQEVHGKPLVYLDNAATSQKPLFVLNAWRDYYEQYNSNVHRGAHFLSGKATDAYEGARDKIAKFINAKSRQEIVYTRNATEAINLVAYSWGMNNLQPGNEIILSVMEHHSNIVPWQFVAQKTGAILKFVELTTEETFDLEQFKNLISDKTKLVSIVHISNTLGCINPAKEIAEIAHKYGAKFLLDACQSVPHTPIDVEELDCDWLVASGHKMCAPTGIGFLYGKLELLEAMPPFFGGGEMIAEVFLDHSTYAELPHKFEAGTPAIGEAIALGAAIDYLTNIGMDKIHAYEAELTAYLFAQLAQIPQIRIHGPKPNAEGEGRAALAAFTAEGVHANDLATLLDQEGVAIRSGHHCTQPLHRHLGLAGTARASLSFYNTREEIDVFIKALKETLDFFAGVFAE
- a CDS encoding HNH endonuclease — protein: MCGESLLNDEELHLHHKKPKSQGGGDNYGNLQLVHLYCH
- a CDS encoding DUF1517 domain-containing protein, whose product is MFNRMMGKTRYIVCRLFLHLNGEEVAPILGVLNSSARTAINADGDLDILGEELVQLCQTFLQYDEYWFAAANEGDVFWNQGEAGDYVNELFTDSAQRYGANLDFNSTSSNQPLSLPVTRNIVVMITVAAEGEITELETDLANIPALKAAFKAVINLHYKHKLRAIQVHFSPAQLGDELSSDQLLEYYPELIPL
- a CDS encoding DUF2834 domain-containing protein; protein product: MIRKITFGLLWLGFLSYAFFFAPPEQPDTFELIKNLSTGNWQGINPLIICLFNIMGIWPFIYSAVVFFDGRGQKIPAWPFASAAFAIGAFGLLPYLALREPNQKFVGEKKLFLKLLDSRIFGILLTLGAAVLFTYSLQGDWGNFRQQWETSRFIHVMSLDFIILSLLFPTLLGDDMTRRGWQNNQLFWLFAIIPVFGALMYLCVRPPIDIEDQKGVETTILH
- the hrcA gene encoding heat-inducible transcriptional repressor HrcA — encoded protein: MQVHLTNRQQNILWATIRHYIATAEPVGSKALIEGFDLGISSATIRNVMGVLEKSGLLYQPHTSAGRIPSDSGYRIYVDQLIKPSETLAKEVETALQRHLHWEDWSLEALLQGAAQILATLSGCITLITMPQTTTAKLRHLQLVQIESGKIMLIVVTDSYETHSKVMDLFSISSVTKPEPEVIDHQLQIVSNFLNSHLRGRSLLELGYLDWSELDQEFRVYGEFLKSSLVELTHRALAPTTTQIMVRGIGEVLRQPEFSQVQQVQTIMQLLEEEQDQLWHLICEKTEMDDTNKSKVTVRIGTENPLEPIQTCTLISAIYRRGSVPVGSVGVLGPTRLDYESAIAVVAAAANYLSEAFS